The proteins below are encoded in one region of Equus przewalskii isolate Varuska chromosome 1, EquPr2, whole genome shotgun sequence:
- the C1H14orf119 gene encoding uncharacterized protein C14orf119 homolog, protein MPLESSSSSMPLSFPSPLPSVPDNITNSSPPPMSYVTSQEMKCILHWFASWSGPQRESFLQDLVAKAVPGKLQPLLEGLEQLSVSGANRPPCIFECQLRLWDQWFRGWAEQERNEFVRQLEVSEPDFVAKFYQAVAATAGKD, encoded by the coding sequence ATGCCATTGGAGTCATCTTCCTCTTCAATGCcgctctccttcccttctcccttacCCTCGGTGCCAGACAATATTACtaactcttcccctcccccaatgtCTTACGTCACTTCCCAGGAGATGAAGTGTATTCTTCACTGGTTTGCCAGTTGGTCAGGTCCCCAGCGTGAAAGTTTCCTACAGGACCTGGTAGCTAAGGCAGTGCCAGGAAAATTACAGCCACTGCTGGAAGGTCTGGAGCAGCTTAGTGTGTCTGGAGCAAACCGACCACCTTGTATCTTTGAGTGCCAACTACGTCTTTGGGATCAGTGGTTTCGAGGTTGGGCAGAGCAGGAGCGCAATGAATTTGTGAGGCAGCTGGAGGTCAGTGAGCCAGACTTCGTGGCAAAGTTTTACCAAGCAGTGGCTGCTACAGCTGGTAAAGACTGA